From Roseisolibacter agri, a single genomic window includes:
- a CDS encoding acyl-CoA carboxylase subunit beta: MRDKLDLLGRRRAQSELGGGAARLKAQHDKGKLSARERLDVLLDEGSFVELDRFVAARTSENGDEPIYGDGVVTGYGRIEGRLVYVFSQDFTVYGGSLAEAHAQKICKVMDLAVRNGAPVIGLNDSGGARIQEGVVSLGGYADIFLRNTLASGVVPQISAILGPCAGGAVYSPAITDFIYMVRGTSYMFVTGPNVVKTVTHEDVTMEQLGGADTHAGTSGVAHFVHDSELASLAAIRELFRYVPSNNMADPPRGRGTDPRERRDEALLDVVPDHPNKPYDIHDVIRRVIDDGDFYEVQPAYAPNIVCGFAHLGGFSVGIVANQPAVLAGVLDIAASLKAARFIRFCDAFNIPLVTFEDVPGFLPGVSQEHGGIIKHGAKLLYAYCEATVPKLTVITRKAYGGAYDVMSSKHIRGDFNVAWPTAEIAVMGPKGAVEIIYRKEIAASDDPAAAMDEKVAEYTERFANPYVAAARGYVDDVIDPRDTRPRLIDALETLQGKRDRNPPKKHGNLPL, translated from the coding sequence ATGCGAGACAAACTCGACCTGCTCGGGCGCCGCCGCGCGCAGTCCGAGCTCGGGGGCGGAGCGGCGCGCCTCAAGGCGCAGCACGACAAGGGCAAGCTCTCGGCGCGCGAGCGCCTCGACGTCCTGCTGGACGAGGGCAGCTTCGTGGAGCTCGACCGCTTCGTCGCGGCGCGCACCTCCGAGAACGGCGACGAGCCGATCTACGGCGACGGCGTCGTCACCGGGTACGGGCGCATCGAGGGGCGACTCGTCTACGTCTTCTCGCAGGACTTCACGGTCTACGGCGGCTCGCTGGCCGAGGCGCATGCGCAGAAGATCTGCAAGGTCATGGACCTCGCGGTGCGCAACGGCGCGCCCGTGATCGGCCTGAACGACTCGGGCGGCGCGCGCATCCAGGAAGGCGTCGTCTCGCTCGGCGGCTACGCGGACATCTTCCTCCGCAACACGCTCGCCTCGGGCGTCGTGCCGCAGATCAGCGCCATCCTGGGGCCGTGCGCGGGCGGCGCGGTGTACTCGCCCGCCATCACGGACTTCATCTACATGGTCCGCGGCACGTCGTACATGTTCGTCACCGGCCCGAACGTCGTGAAGACGGTGACGCACGAGGACGTGACGATGGAGCAGCTGGGCGGCGCCGACACGCACGCCGGCACGTCGGGCGTCGCGCACTTCGTGCACGACAGCGAGCTCGCGTCGCTGGCCGCGATCCGCGAGCTGTTCCGGTACGTGCCGAGCAACAACATGGCGGACCCGCCGCGTGGGCGCGGCACCGATCCGCGCGAGCGCCGCGACGAGGCGCTGCTGGACGTCGTGCCGGACCACCCGAACAAGCCGTACGACATCCACGACGTCATCCGCCGCGTGATCGACGACGGCGACTTCTACGAGGTGCAGCCGGCCTACGCGCCGAACATCGTGTGCGGCTTCGCGCATCTGGGAGGCTTCAGCGTCGGCATCGTCGCCAACCAGCCGGCGGTGCTCGCGGGCGTGCTCGACATCGCGGCCTCGCTCAAGGCGGCGCGCTTCATCCGCTTCTGCGACGCGTTCAACATCCCCCTCGTGACCTTCGAGGACGTGCCCGGCTTCCTGCCGGGCGTCTCGCAGGAGCACGGCGGCATCATCAAGCACGGGGCGAAGCTGCTGTACGCGTACTGCGAGGCGACCGTGCCGAAGCTGACGGTCATCACGCGCAAGGCGTACGGCGGCGCGTACGACGTCATGAGCTCGAAGCACATCCGCGGCGACTTCAACGTCGCGTGGCCGACGGCGGAGATCGCGGTGATGGGCCCGAAGGGCGCGGTCGAGATCATCTACCGCAAGGAGATCGCGGCCAGCGACGACCCGGCCGCCGCGATGGACGAGAAGGTCGCCGAGTACACCGAGCGCTTCGCGAACCCGTACGTGGCGGCGGCGCGCGGCTACGTGGACGACGTGATCGACCCGCGCGACACGCGCCCGCGGCTGATCGACGCGCTGGAGACGCTGCAGGGCAAGCGCGATCGCAATCCGCCCAAGAAGCACGGCAACCTGCCGCTCTGA
- a CDS encoding 30S ribosomal protein S1, producing the protein MAELETTLTDAASNAAPAPALTQREKRDLQKNQLRPLANRRPELYDEDEYSSDEYEQMLDMYNGTLASIEEGEIVKSKVLEIRENMVVLDIGFKSEGTIPLEEFKDMPDLKPGDEVEVLLEHLEDAEGSVVLSKKKADFMRVWERIRLAYENDQPVTGTLVKKIKGGVVVDLMGVDAFLPGSQIALRRVPNIDELLGQTYDFKIIKLNKRRRNIVVSRRVILEQERAGKREKLMKELEKDQVRKGVVKNITDFGAFIDLGGVDGLLHITDMSWGRISHPSEMVQIGQELEIKVLDIDWDRERISLGLKQLQAYPWKDVAAKYPVGTRVQGKVVSITNYGAFIELEPGIEGLVHISEMSWTRNVRHPSKLVSIGETIEAVVLKVDPDEEKISLGMKQTETDPWTVLPLKYPVGTRITGKVRNLTSFGAFVEIEPGIDGLIHISDMSWTKRVQHPSEVVKKGDTVDVVILNIDSDNKRISLGLKQAEEDPWLRIGENFPVGMEVRGHVVRLMDKGVVVEIGNDIEGFVPLSQLNITGKIVSNPADVAFEGMNLDLRVLEVDPIHRRIVLAVTNIPEEQPPRPEEPPTVHSSEGENL; encoded by the coding sequence ATGGCCGAGCTCGAAACCACCCTCACCGACGCGGCGTCCAACGCCGCCCCTGCCCCCGCCCTCACCCAGCGTGAGAAGCGGGACCTGCAGAAGAACCAGCTGCGTCCGCTCGCGAACCGTCGGCCCGAGCTCTACGACGAGGATGAGTACTCGTCGGACGAGTACGAGCAGATGCTGGACATGTACAACGGCACCCTCGCCTCGATCGAGGAAGGGGAGATCGTCAAGTCCAAGGTTCTCGAGATCCGCGAGAACATGGTCGTCCTCGACATCGGCTTCAAGTCGGAGGGCACCATCCCGCTCGAGGAGTTCAAGGACATGCCCGACCTCAAGCCGGGCGACGAGGTCGAGGTCCTGCTCGAGCACCTCGAGGACGCCGAGGGCTCGGTCGTGCTCTCGAAGAAGAAGGCGGACTTCATGCGCGTGTGGGAGCGCATCCGTCTGGCCTACGAGAACGATCAGCCGGTGACCGGCACGCTGGTCAAGAAGATCAAGGGTGGCGTGGTCGTCGACCTGATGGGCGTCGACGCGTTCCTCCCCGGCTCCCAGATCGCGCTGCGTCGCGTCCCGAACATCGACGAGCTGCTCGGGCAGACGTACGACTTCAAGATCATCAAGCTCAACAAGCGCCGCCGCAACATCGTCGTCTCCCGCCGAGTGATCCTCGAGCAGGAGCGCGCGGGCAAGCGCGAGAAGCTGATGAAGGAGCTGGAGAAGGATCAGGTCCGGAAGGGCGTCGTGAAGAACATCACGGACTTCGGCGCCTTCATCGACCTGGGCGGCGTGGACGGCCTCCTGCACATCACCGACATGTCGTGGGGGCGCATCTCGCACCCCAGCGAGATGGTGCAGATCGGCCAGGAGCTCGAGATCAAGGTCCTCGACATCGACTGGGATCGCGAGCGCATCTCGCTCGGCCTGAAGCAGCTGCAGGCCTACCCGTGGAAGGACGTGGCGGCCAAGTACCCGGTCGGCACGCGCGTCCAGGGCAAGGTCGTCTCGATCACGAACTACGGCGCCTTCATCGAGCTCGAGCCGGGCATCGAGGGCCTCGTGCACATCAGCGAGATGAGCTGGACGCGCAACGTCCGGCACCCGTCGAAGCTGGTGTCGATCGGCGAGACGATCGAGGCGGTGGTGCTGAAGGTCGATCCGGACGAGGAGAAGATCTCGCTCGGCATGAAGCAGACGGAGACGGATCCGTGGACGGTGCTGCCGCTGAAGTACCCGGTGGGCACCCGCATCACGGGCAAGGTCCGCAACCTCACGAGCTTCGGCGCCTTCGTCGAGATCGAGCCGGGCATCGACGGCCTCATTCACATCTCCGACATGAGCTGGACCAAGCGCGTCCAGCATCCGTCGGAGGTCGTGAAGAAGGGTGACACGGTCGACGTGGTGATCCTCAACATCGACAGCGACAACAAGCGCATCTCGCTCGGCCTCAAGCAGGCCGAGGAGGATCCGTGGCTCCGCATCGGGGAGAACTTCCCGGTCGGCATGGAGGTGCGCGGGCACGTCGTCCGTCTGATGGACAAGGGCGTCGTCGTCGAGATCGGCAACGACATCGAGGGCTTCGTCCCGCTCTCGCAGCTCAACATCACGGGCAAGATCGTGTCGAACCCGGCCGACGTGGCGTTCGAGGGGATGAACCTCGACCTGCGCGTCCTCGAGGTGGATCCGATCCACCGCCGGATCGTGCTGGCCGTGACGAACATCCCGGAGGAGCAGCCGCCCCGTCCGGAGGAGCCGCCCACGGTGCACTCGAGCGAGGGGGAGAACCTCTGA
- the cmk gene encoding (d)CMP kinase produces the protein MPHSPAVPSDTPLVVVAIDGPAASGKSSTAHWVAERLGYRHVDSGALYRALTLLATQEAGAVEGWTEAVLLALAARVRLAPIPGGFEPLIDERPAGDGIRGAEVTRCVSKVAQMPGVRDWVNARVRTAAEGNAVVVDGRDIGTVVFPAAPLKIFLVADPWERARRRLVQRLNRRPTDDEIAEETERLVQRDAKDATQTVQAKDAILLDTTYLTQAEQVDRIVALARALERGWAPDGADEAGAAGG, from the coding sequence GTGCCGCACTCGCCCGCCGTCCCGTCCGACACGCCGCTGGTGGTGGTCGCCATCGATGGCCCCGCCGCCAGCGGCAAGTCCTCCACCGCCCACTGGGTGGCGGAGCGGCTCGGCTACCGGCACGTGGACTCGGGCGCGCTCTACCGGGCGCTGACGCTGCTGGCGACCCAGGAGGCCGGGGCGGTGGAGGGGTGGACCGAGGCCGTGCTGCTGGCGCTCGCGGCGCGCGTGCGGCTGGCGCCCATTCCGGGCGGCTTCGAGCCGCTGATCGACGAGCGGCCCGCCGGCGACGGGATCCGCGGCGCCGAGGTGACGCGCTGCGTCTCGAAGGTCGCGCAGATGCCGGGCGTGCGGGACTGGGTGAACGCCCGCGTCCGCACGGCGGCCGAGGGGAACGCCGTGGTCGTGGACGGCCGCGACATCGGGACCGTCGTCTTTCCCGCGGCGCCGCTCAAGATCTTCCTCGTCGCCGATCCGTGGGAGCGCGCGCGGCGGCGCCTGGTGCAGCGGCTCAACCGCCGCCCCACCGACGACGAGATCGCCGAGGAGACCGAGCGCCTCGTGCAGCGGGACGCCAAGGACGCGACGCAGACCGTCCAGGCCAAGGACGCGATCCTGCTCGATACCACCTACCTGACGCAGGCGGAGCAGGTCGACCGTATCGTGGCGCTGGCCCGCGCGCTGGAGCGCGGGTGGGCGCCGGACGGCGCGGACGAGGCCGGGGCCGCAGGCGGCTGA
- the aroA gene encoding 3-phosphoshikimate 1-carboxyvinyltransferase — protein MRVAGSVRVPGDKSISHRALLLAALGDGRSRVTRILDSADVRSTAGVLRAMGVAVPALGPDVVVEGRGVRGLTAPSSDLDCGNSGTTTRLTAGIVAAQPFAARFVGDASLSRRPMARVARPLEAMGARVTYDGDAGRLPMTVHGGALQDLDWTSETSSAQVKSAIVLAGVAAGVEVTVREPHRSRDHTERMLAARGVDVWVHDRAVHVPAGARVAALDTAVPGDPSSAAFFAALGALASEGELRLPDVCLNPTRTGFFFALARMGARLTVDDERQEGGEDVGTVVVEGGRALRGTTVEGEEVPSMIDELPLLACVAACAEGETIVRGASELRVKESDRITAVVTALRAVGAEAEELPDGFVVYGRGPRAFAGNVVTHADHRLAMAFGVLGALPGSDVAVDDPACVDVSFPGFWRALAGAIA, from the coding sequence GTGAGGGTCGCCGGCTCGGTCCGCGTTCCCGGCGACAAGTCGATCTCGCATCGCGCGCTGCTGCTCGCCGCGCTGGGCGACGGGCGGTCGCGCGTCACCCGCATCCTTGACTCGGCCGACGTGCGCTCGACCGCGGGCGTGCTGCGGGCGATGGGCGTCGCGGTGCCCGCGCTCGGCCCGGACGTCGTGGTCGAGGGGCGCGGCGTGCGCGGGCTGACGGCGCCGTCGTCGGACCTGGACTGCGGCAACAGCGGGACGACGACGCGGCTGACCGCGGGCATCGTCGCGGCGCAGCCGTTCGCCGCGCGCTTCGTCGGCGACGCGTCGCTCAGCCGCCGGCCGATGGCCCGCGTCGCGCGGCCGCTGGAGGCCATGGGCGCGCGCGTGACCTACGACGGCGACGCGGGCCGCCTGCCGATGACCGTGCACGGCGGTGCGCTGCAGGACCTCGACTGGACGAGCGAGACGTCGAGCGCGCAGGTGAAGAGCGCGATCGTCCTCGCCGGCGTCGCGGCCGGCGTCGAGGTCACCGTCCGCGAGCCGCACCGCTCGCGCGACCACACCGAGCGCATGCTCGCCGCGCGCGGCGTGGACGTCTGGGTGCACGACCGCGCGGTCCACGTGCCGGCCGGCGCGCGCGTCGCGGCGCTCGACACCGCGGTCCCCGGCGATCCATCCTCGGCGGCGTTCTTCGCCGCACTGGGTGCGCTCGCGAGCGAGGGCGAGCTGCGGCTGCCCGACGTCTGTCTCAATCCGACACGCACGGGCTTCTTCTTCGCGCTCGCGCGCATGGGCGCGCGCCTGACCGTCGACGACGAGCGGCAGGAGGGCGGGGAGGACGTCGGGACCGTCGTGGTCGAGGGCGGGCGCGCGCTGCGCGGCACGACCGTCGAGGGCGAGGAGGTGCCGTCGATGATCGACGAGCTGCCGCTGCTCGCCTGCGTCGCCGCGTGCGCCGAGGGGGAGACCATCGTGCGCGGCGCGTCGGAGCTGCGCGTGAAGGAGAGCGACCGCATCACGGCCGTCGTCACGGCGCTGCGCGCGGTCGGCGCGGAGGCGGAGGAGCTGCCGGACGGCTTCGTGGTGTACGGCCGCGGACCGCGCGCGTTCGCCGGGAACGTGGTCACGCATGCCGACCACCGGCTCGCCATGGCCTTCGGCGTGCTGGGAGCGCTGCCGGGCAGCGACGTCGCCGTCGATGATCCGGCCTGCGTGGACGTGTCGTTCCCCGGCTTCTGGCGCGCGCTCGCCGGCGCCATCGCCTGA
- a CDS encoding 2,3,4,5-tetrahydropyridine-2,6-dicarboxylate N-succinyltransferase, with amino-acid sequence MNLQELEHRILEAAETPAGSALPNYAATTVEQLLTALERGDVRAASRGDDGRWRAVPWVKRGILLAFRAGRMVDMSVGGNGGHSPFQFFDKHTVPPRTMRLESQVRVVPGGSTIRRGTYLAPGVVCMPPMYVNVGAWIGAGTMVDSHALVGSCAQIGERVHLSAAAQIGGVLEPVNASPVVIEDDVVVGGNSGVYEGTIVRRRAVLAAGVVLTRGTPVFDLVRETVYRATPEQALEIPEGAVVVPGARQVKGAWAGEQGLALQTPVIVKYRDEKTDLATALEEWLR; translated from the coding sequence GTGAACCTGCAGGAGCTGGAGCACCGCATCCTCGAGGCGGCGGAGACGCCGGCCGGCAGCGCGCTCCCCAACTACGCCGCCACGACCGTCGAGCAGCTGCTGACGGCGCTGGAGCGCGGCGACGTGCGCGCCGCGTCCCGTGGCGACGACGGGCGGTGGCGTGCGGTGCCCTGGGTGAAGCGCGGCATCCTGCTCGCCTTCCGCGCGGGCCGCATGGTGGACATGTCGGTCGGCGGCAACGGCGGCCACTCGCCGTTCCAGTTCTTCGACAAGCACACGGTGCCGCCGCGCACGATGCGGCTGGAGTCGCAGGTGCGCGTCGTGCCCGGCGGCTCGACGATCCGGCGCGGCACCTACCTCGCGCCCGGTGTGGTCTGCATGCCGCCGATGTACGTGAACGTCGGCGCGTGGATCGGCGCGGGCACGATGGTCGACTCGCACGCGCTGGTCGGCTCCTGCGCGCAGATCGGCGAGCGCGTGCACCTCAGCGCCGCGGCGCAGATCGGTGGCGTGCTGGAGCCGGTGAACGCGTCGCCGGTCGTGATCGAGGACGACGTCGTCGTCGGCGGCAACAGCGGCGTCTACGAGGGGACGATCGTGCGCCGCCGCGCGGTGCTCGCCGCGGGCGTGGTGCTCACACGCGGCACGCCGGTCTTCGACCTGGTGCGCGAGACGGTCTACCGCGCGACCCCCGAGCAGGCCCTCGAGATCCCGGAGGGGGCGGTCGTCGTGCCGGGCGCGCGGCAGGTGAAGGGCGCGTGGGCGGGCGAGCAGGGGCTCGCGCTCCAGACGCCCGTGATCGTGAAGTACCGCGACGAGAAGACCGATCTCGCCACCGCGCTGGAGGAGTGGCTGCGGTGA
- the dapA gene encoding 4-hydroxy-tetrahydrodipicolinate synthase: MSESGRHAGERTAALRGCGTALVTPFTTDGAVDEPALRALVRWQLAEGIDFLVPCGSTGEAATMTLEEQQRVVAIVVEEVAGRVAVVAGAGSNDTQRAIAQSRAMRQAGATHLLHVSPAYSKPPQRGIEAHFRAVADAVELPIVLYNVPGRTGSNMEAATTLRLAEVANVVAVKEASGSLPQVQEILRERPRGFAVLSGDDALTLPMIAAGGEGVISVVSNATPRLMAQLCAQALAGDLAAARATQDRLLPWMQAAFVESNPIPVKAALAMMGRCENALRLPLVPLLDAHHEVVAAALRAAGALPDSHSPETVA; this comes from the coding sequence ATGAGCGAGAGCGGACGTCACGCGGGCGAACGGACCGCGGCGCTGCGCGGGTGCGGCACCGCACTCGTGACGCCGTTCACCACGGACGGCGCGGTGGACGAGCCGGCGCTGCGCGCCCTCGTGCGCTGGCAGCTCGCGGAGGGCATCGACTTCCTCGTGCCGTGCGGCTCCACCGGCGAGGCCGCGACGATGACGCTCGAGGAGCAGCAGCGCGTCGTCGCGATCGTGGTCGAGGAGGTCGCGGGCCGGGTCGCGGTCGTCGCGGGCGCGGGCTCCAACGACACGCAGCGCGCCATCGCGCAGTCGCGCGCGATGCGCCAGGCCGGCGCCACGCACCTGCTGCACGTCTCGCCCGCGTACAGCAAGCCGCCGCAGCGCGGCATCGAGGCGCACTTCCGCGCCGTCGCCGACGCGGTGGAGCTGCCGATCGTGCTGTACAACGTCCCCGGACGCACGGGCAGCAACATGGAGGCGGCCACCACGCTGCGGCTGGCGGAGGTGGCGAACGTCGTGGCCGTGAAGGAGGCGTCGGGCAGCCTGCCCCAGGTGCAGGAGATCCTGCGCGAGCGTCCGCGCGGCTTCGCCGTGCTCTCGGGCGACGACGCGCTCACGCTGCCCATGATCGCCGCCGGCGGCGAGGGCGTCATCTCCGTCGTGTCGAACGCGACGCCGCGGCTCATGGCGCAGCTGTGCGCGCAGGCGCTCGCGGGCGACCTCGCCGCCGCGCGCGCGACGCAGGACCGGCTGCTGCCGTGGATGCAGGCGGCGTTCGTCGAGTCCAACCCGATCCCCGTGAAGGCGGCGCTGGCGATGATGGGGCGCTGCGAGAACGCGCTCCGCCTGCCGCTCGTGCCGCTGCTCGACGCGCATCACGAGGTCGTCGCCGCCGCGCTGCGCGCCGCCGGCGCGCTGCCCGACTCGCACTCCCCGGAGACCGTCGCGTGA
- a CDS encoding 4-hydroxy-tetrahydrodipicolinate reductase: MTAPAGDVPRVALIGMGRMGRTIAALAAERGIPVVATLDHEHAVTAESLAGADVAIEFTEPGAAVGNARACLAAGVPVVVGTTGWLDALPRLTDDVHAAGGRLLWAANFSVGVNAMLAVAAAAARVLRDAGFDAHLVETHHTAKKDAPSGTALAIARAVRAGGGDEVPITAVRVGHVPGTHALVFDAPFEQVTLTHEARDRRVFAEGALVAARWLAAGRTPGVYTMQDVLASGREGAEART; encoded by the coding sequence ATGACTGCGCCGGCCGGCGACGTCCCGCGCGTCGCGCTCATCGGCATGGGCCGCATGGGCCGCACCATCGCCGCGCTCGCGGCGGAACGCGGCATCCCGGTCGTCGCGACGCTCGACCACGAGCACGCGGTGACCGCGGAGTCGCTCGCGGGCGCCGACGTCGCCATCGAGTTCACGGAGCCGGGGGCCGCCGTGGGCAACGCGCGCGCCTGCCTCGCGGCAGGCGTTCCCGTCGTCGTCGGCACCACGGGCTGGCTGGACGCGCTGCCGCGGCTCACGGACGACGTGCACGCGGCGGGCGGGCGGCTCCTCTGGGCGGCGAACTTCTCCGTCGGTGTGAACGCGATGCTGGCGGTGGCCGCCGCGGCGGCGCGGGTCCTGCGCGACGCGGGGTTCGACGCGCACCTCGTCGAGACGCACCACACCGCCAAGAAGGACGCGCCGTCGGGCACGGCGCTGGCGATCGCGCGGGCGGTGCGGGCAGGCGGCGGCGACGAGGTGCCGATCACCGCGGTGCGCGTCGGTCACGTGCCGGGTACGCACGCGCTCGTGTTCGACGCGCCGTTCGAGCAGGTGACGTTGACGCACGAGGCGCGCGACCGGCGCGTGTTCGCGGAAGGCGCGCTCGTCGCGGCGCGGTGGCTCGCGGCGGGGCGCACGCCGGGCGTCTACACCATGCAGGACGTGCTCGCGTCCGGACGCGAGGGCGCGGAGGCGCGCACATGA
- the lysC gene encoding lysine-sensitive aspartokinase 3, translated as MIVVKFGGTSVGDAAAIDRAAAIVRGRMPGRPLVVVSAMSGATNALIAISEQASKGHLVGAVRSVEVLREKHLQALADLVPDETVVREVGAELSASFDDLARLAEALSVLGYLTARSQDAIAAQGELLSSQLVVAAFRARDIPAEFVDARQVMITNDRYGRAEPQVDAIAERARERFLPILREGRIPVTGGFIGATSEGVTTTLGRGGSDYSASLFGAALQADAIEIWTDVDGMLTADPRVVPDAKLIERIRFDEASELASFGAKVLHPSTITPAVRRGIPVYVYNSRRPEGAGTLITSDAPRRPVSAIAAKPSTTVVKLRSARMLLAPGFLRTVFDIFERHRTSIDVIATSEVSISVTLDDAENLEALLVDLRALGDVSVDRGRGIVSVVGAGLTDGSNAMARAFAALGDARVHMASVSATGINLTLVLDADQVTPAMQRLHDAFFGGAPGGAAGSAS; from the coding sequence GTGATCGTCGTCAAATTCGGCGGCACGTCGGTCGGCGACGCGGCGGCCATCGATCGCGCGGCGGCGATCGTGCGCGGTCGCATGCCCGGCCGGCCGCTGGTGGTGGTGTCCGCGATGTCGGGCGCGACGAACGCGCTGATCGCGATCTCGGAGCAGGCGTCCAAGGGGCATCTCGTCGGCGCGGTGCGCAGCGTCGAGGTGCTGCGCGAGAAGCACCTGCAGGCGCTCGCCGACCTGGTGCCCGACGAGACGGTGGTGCGCGAGGTGGGCGCGGAGCTGAGCGCGAGCTTCGACGACCTCGCGCGGCTGGCCGAGGCGTTGAGCGTGCTCGGCTACCTCACGGCGCGCAGCCAGGACGCGATCGCCGCGCAGGGCGAGCTGCTCTCGTCGCAGCTGGTGGTGGCCGCGTTCCGCGCGCGCGACATCCCGGCCGAGTTCGTGGACGCGCGGCAGGTGATGATCACCAACGATCGGTACGGCCGCGCCGAGCCGCAGGTCGACGCGATCGCGGAGCGGGCGCGCGAGCGCTTCCTGCCGATCCTGCGCGAGGGGCGCATCCCGGTGACGGGCGGCTTCATCGGCGCGACGTCGGAGGGCGTGACCACGACGCTCGGGCGCGGCGGCTCGGACTACAGCGCGTCGCTGTTCGGCGCGGCGCTGCAGGCCGACGCGATCGAGATCTGGACCGACGTGGACGGGATGCTCACGGCCGATCCGCGCGTGGTGCCCGACGCGAAGCTCATCGAGCGCATCCGCTTCGACGAGGCGAGCGAGCTGGCGTCGTTCGGGGCGAAGGTGCTGCACCCGAGCACGATCACGCCGGCGGTGCGCCGCGGGATACCGGTCTACGTCTACAACTCGCGACGTCCGGAAGGGGCGGGCACGCTGATCACGTCGGACGCGCCGCGCCGTCCCGTGAGCGCCATCGCCGCCAAGCCCTCGACGACGGTGGTGAAGCTGCGCTCCGCGCGCATGCTGCTGGCGCCGGGCTTCCTGCGCACGGTGTTCGACATATTCGAGCGGCACCGCACGTCGATCGACGTCATCGCGACGTCGGAGGTCTCGATCTCGGTGACGCTCGACGACGCGGAGAACCTCGAGGCGCTGCTCGTCGACCTGCGCGCGCTCGGCGACGTGTCGGTCGATCGCGGCCGCGGCATCGTGAGCGTGGTGGGCGCGGGCCTCACCGACGGCTCGAACGCGATGGCGCGCGCCTTCGCCGCGCTGGGGGACGCGCGCGTGCACATGGCGTCGGTGAGCGCGACGGGGATCAACCTCACGCTGGTGCTCGACGCCGACCAGGTCACGCCGGCGATGCAGCGGCTGCACGACGCATTCTTTGGAGGCGCGCCCGGGGGCGCCGCGGGTTCCGCCTCATGA
- the asd gene encoding aspartate-semialdehyde dehydrogenase, giving the protein MPHDSVAPTPPAHTPAPASLRGKRIPVAILGATGAVGQTFVRLLEGHPWFEVTELAASERSAGRPYHEAARWIEGQMPARLREVQVLPCDPAAVRAPIVFSALDSSAAGDVEPAFAAAGRLVFSNAKNYRMAADVPLLIPEVNWSHVALLEKQRMLRGWSGALITNANCSVTVAAMALAPLHQAFGIERVFAATMQAVSGAGYPGVPSLDILGNAIPYIADEEPKIEEEMRKLLGTYGDGAVTHTPLRVSAHANRVAVEHGHTVCLSVGFARRVSPADVSEALRAWRGPDGIVGFLEACPSAPARPIVVTDAPDRPQPRRDVNAGRGMSVVVGRVREDALLDVKLVAMGHNTIRGAAGGSILNAELCVMGAPPVPAGLLAEITGAAAARAS; this is encoded by the coding sequence ATGCCTCACGACTCCGTCGCGCCCACGCCGCCCGCGCATACGCCCGCTCCCGCCTCGCTGCGCGGCAAGCGCATCCCGGTCGCGATCCTCGGCGCGACGGGCGCGGTGGGGCAGACCTTCGTGCGGCTGCTGGAAGGCCATCCCTGGTTCGAGGTGACGGAGCTCGCCGCGTCCGAGCGCTCCGCTGGCCGGCCGTACCACGAGGCCGCACGCTGGATCGAGGGGCAGATGCCGGCGCGCCTGCGCGAGGTGCAGGTGCTGCCGTGCGATCCGGCCGCCGTACGCGCGCCCATCGTCTTCTCGGCGCTCGACTCGTCGGCGGCGGGGGACGTGGAGCCGGCGTTCGCGGCCGCGGGCCGTCTCGTGTTCAGCAACGCGAAGAACTACCGGATGGCGGCGGACGTGCCGCTGCTCATCCCCGAGGTGAACTGGTCGCACGTCGCGCTGCTCGAGAAGCAGCGCATGCTGCGCGGCTGGAGCGGCGCACTCATCACGAACGCGAACTGCTCGGTGACGGTCGCGGCGATGGCGCTGGCGCCGCTGCACCAGGCGTTCGGGATCGAGCGCGTCTTCGCGGCGACGATGCAGGCCGTGTCGGGCGCCGGCTATCCCGGCGTGCCCTCGCTCGACATCCTCGGGAACGCGATCCCGTACATCGCCGACGAGGAGCCCAAGATCGAGGAGGAGATGCGCAAGCTCCTCGGCACGTACGGGGACGGCGCGGTGACGCACACGCCGCTGCGCGTGAGCGCGCACGCCAACCGCGTCGCGGTGGAGCACGGCCACACGGTCTGCCTCTCGGTCGGCTTCGCGCGTCGCGTGTCGCCGGCCGACGTGAGCGAGGCGCTGCGCGCGTGGCGCGGGCCCGACGGGATCGTCGGCTTCCTGGAGGCGTGTCCCAGCGCGCCCGCGCGCCCGATCGTCGTCACCGACGCGCCGGACCGGCCGCAGCCGCGCCGCGACGTGAACGCGGGGCGCGGCATGAGCGTCGTCGTGGGCCGCGTGCGCGAGGACGCGCTGCTGGACGTCAAGCTCGTCGCGATGGGGCACAACACCATCCGCGGCGCGGCGGGCGGCTCGATCCTGAACGCGGAGCTGTGCGTGATGGGCGCGCCGCCGGTGCCCGCTGGGCTGCTGGCCGAGATCACCGGCGCCGCCGCGGCGCGGGCGTCGTGA